A genome region from Schlesneria paludicola DSM 18645 includes the following:
- the ypfJ gene encoding KPN_02809 family neutral zinc metallopeptidase, translating into MKWEGGRESDNLEDRRKMAPKTMAIGGGGLIILIIGLLLGFDPNQIQKLLNNQQQGGAPGNVAVDETESPEEARSRKFAATILGYTEDVWGELFRKAGEQYEPPRMVLFSRQVETRCGVAPSAVGPFYCPADRTVYLDPTFFAELSDRLGGSAAEFSQAYVITHEVGHHVQNLLGYSRIVDEKRQTSSKTEANRWSVRLELQADYLAGVWAHYGQQKFRFIENGDIESAIQSANAIGDDRLQKQATGFTSPEKYTHGTSAQRVKWFRRGFETGDLNKLKELFELDDNDL; encoded by the coding sequence ATGAAATGGGAAGGTGGCCGCGAAAGCGACAATCTGGAAGATCGACGAAAGATGGCCCCCAAAACCATGGCCATTGGGGGAGGCGGTCTGATCATCCTGATCATCGGTCTGCTTTTGGGATTCGATCCGAACCAGATCCAAAAACTCCTGAACAATCAGCAGCAAGGGGGGGCCCCCGGTAACGTCGCCGTCGACGAAACCGAATCGCCTGAAGAGGCACGCAGCCGCAAATTCGCCGCCACGATTCTGGGCTACACCGAAGATGTCTGGGGCGAGCTCTTTCGCAAGGCCGGTGAACAATACGAACCGCCGCGAATGGTGCTGTTCTCGCGCCAGGTCGAGACCCGCTGCGGCGTCGCACCGTCCGCCGTCGGTCCCTTCTATTGTCCCGCCGATCGAACGGTTTACCTTGATCCCACGTTTTTTGCAGAACTCAGTGATCGCCTGGGTGGCTCGGCAGCCGAATTCTCTCAGGCGTATGTCATTACGCACGAGGTGGGCCATCATGTTCAAAACCTGCTCGGCTATAGCCGGATTGTCGACGAAAAACGACAAACGTCATCAAAAACAGAAGCGAATCGATGGTCCGTACGGCTTGAGCTTCAGGCCGACTACCTGGCGGGTGTCTGGGCACACTACGGACAGCAGAAGTTTCGTTTTATCGAAAATGGAGACATCGAATCGGCCATTCAATCGGCGAATGCCATCGGCGACGACCGCCTGCAGAAACAAGCAACCGGTTTCACCTCACCTGAAAAATATACGCATGGAACGTCCGCCCAGCGCGTCAAATGGTTCCGTCGTGGCTTTGAAACAGGCGACCTTAACAAACTCAAAGAGCTCTTCGAACTGGATGACAACGACCTTTAG
- a CDS encoding hybrid sensor histidine kinase/response regulator, with protein sequence MWPPRRKTNLTAICLVGCVLLVMTQWSLPDSFSGMLTSLLFLGMIFVASVIGGWKGGVVATTCGLLCALFLFSPPYIVRAATKPIELFRLSSFVFLGAGLSAIGELLQRAWRRIEERQRLLEDEVQARRRAQLAERARADELMTTLASIGDGVIRTDREGRVTFLNPVAEKLVGWQSPQAAGRPLSEVFHIVHETTRQPVPNPALQSLADGDITALANHTLLISRDGTERPIDDSAAPIRDATGNIIGSVLIFRDVTERQRGHAAVLENERRYRAIGESIDYGVWVCDATGRNTYISESFLRLVGLTQEEYSHDGPGTILHPDDADTMIAAWQECVRYGHRWDRELRVKGVDGKWHSVLSRGVPVRNEQGELTSWVGINLDISRLKQVEAELRDADRRKDEFLATLAHELRNPLAPIANSLQILKIPSIEAETTQQTLEVMERQTQHLVRLVDDLLDVSRVMRGKIELRLERVELATIVTRAIETAKPLIDAQHHHLETSLPSESLPLSADPVRLTQVIGNLLTNSAKYSAPNGTIRVSARREGEQAVLSVVDNGIGIASDMLPQIFELFVQADQSSTKAQGGLGIGLTLVKNLVELHGGSVEAHSAGLAQGSEFVVRLPLPLGPPENSQATEPKFTPQVLGASGHKLLVIDDNKDAARSLAMLLQFKGHEVRVAYSGAEALELVQSYTPDLVLLDLGMPGMDGYEVSRRLRMVPELKNTLLVALTGWGQAEDRRRTADAGFHHHLVKPPEPGVLDRLLADLRNR encoded by the coding sequence ATGTGGCCACCACGACGTAAGACCAACTTGACAGCCATTTGCCTGGTCGGGTGCGTTCTGCTCGTTATGACTCAATGGAGCCTTCCCGACTCATTCAGTGGCATGCTGACATCATTGCTCTTTCTGGGCATGATCTTCGTCGCGAGCGTCATTGGTGGCTGGAAAGGGGGCGTTGTTGCGACGACCTGCGGCCTGCTGTGTGCGCTGTTCCTGTTTTCACCGCCTTACATTGTTCGAGCCGCAACCAAACCCATCGAATTGTTTCGACTTTCGTCTTTTGTCTTCCTCGGCGCCGGACTGAGTGCCATTGGAGAACTTCTACAGCGTGCCTGGCGTCGCATCGAAGAACGACAGCGTCTGCTCGAAGATGAGGTTCAGGCGCGTCGACGTGCCCAGTTGGCAGAACGGGCACGGGCCGATGAACTGATGACGACGCTCGCGAGCATTGGCGATGGAGTCATCCGCACCGACAGGGAAGGGCGAGTCACATTCCTTAATCCTGTCGCCGAAAAGCTGGTCGGTTGGCAATCCCCCCAGGCCGCGGGACGACCACTGTCTGAGGTCTTTCACATCGTCCACGAGACCACCCGTCAACCAGTACCGAATCCAGCCCTGCAGTCACTTGCCGATGGTGACATTACTGCATTGGCAAATCACACCCTTTTGATCTCGCGCGACGGTACCGAACGCCCCATCGATGATTCCGCCGCCCCCATCCGCGACGCAACGGGAAACATCATCGGCAGTGTCCTGATTTTCCGCGACGTCACCGAACGGCAGCGAGGGCATGCCGCGGTGCTGGAGAATGAACGCCGCTATCGTGCCATCGGCGAATCGATTGACTACGGCGTCTGGGTCTGCGATGCCACTGGACGCAACACGTATATCAGCGAGTCATTTCTCCGCCTCGTCGGTTTGACGCAGGAAGAATATTCTCACGACGGACCAGGTACCATTCTGCACCCTGACGATGCCGACACAATGATCGCCGCATGGCAGGAATGCGTTCGGTACGGACATCGTTGGGATCGTGAGCTCCGCGTCAAAGGCGTCGACGGCAAGTGGCACTCCGTTCTTTCGCGCGGCGTCCCAGTGCGAAACGAACAAGGTGAACTGACGTCGTGGGTCGGGATTAATCTGGATATCAGCCGCTTGAAACAGGTTGAAGCGGAACTCCGTGATGCCGATCGTCGGAAAGATGAGTTTCTGGCAACACTCGCTCACGAACTGCGCAATCCGCTGGCTCCGATCGCCAATTCACTGCAGATTCTCAAGATACCGTCGATCGAAGCCGAAACGACACAACAGACGCTCGAGGTGATGGAACGTCAGACCCAACATCTCGTGCGGCTTGTAGACGATCTGCTGGATGTCTCGCGCGTGATGCGAGGCAAGATTGAGCTTCGCCTGGAACGTGTCGAACTGGCCACGATCGTCACCCGTGCTATCGAAACGGCCAAGCCCCTGATCGACGCTCAACATCATCACTTGGAAACCTCACTCCCGTCAGAATCGTTGCCCCTGTCTGCGGACCCCGTGCGATTGACGCAAGTAATCGGCAATCTTCTGACCAACTCGGCGAAGTACTCTGCACCAAACGGAACGATTCGGGTAAGTGCCAGGAGGGAAGGGGAGCAGGCCGTGCTCAGCGTCGTCGACAACGGTATCGGCATCGCCTCGGACATGTTGCCACAGATTTTCGAGTTGTTCGTCCAGGCCGATCAAAGTTCAACTAAAGCCCAGGGTGGTTTGGGGATCGGTTTGACCCTGGTCAAAAATCTGGTCGAGCTTCACGGTGGGTCGGTCGAAGCCCATAGCGCGGGACTTGCTCAAGGCAGCGAGTTCGTGGTCCGCCTCCCCCTGCCCCTCGGCCCGCCTGAAAATAGCCAGGCCACCGAACCGAAATTCACGCCGCAAGTCCTGGGTGCCTCAGGACACAAATTGCTTGTTATCGATGACAATAAAGATGCCGCCCGCAGTCTCGCCATGCTCTTGCAGTTCAAGGGACACGAAGTGCGCGTCGCCTATAGTGGTGCCGAGGCTCTCGAATTGGTGCAGTCGTACACTCCCGATCTGGTGCTGCTTGATCTGGGAATGCCTGGTATGGACGGATACGAAGTCTCGCGCCGCCTGCGAATGGTTCCAGAATTGAAAAACACTCTTTTGGTCGCGCTGACCGGTTGGGGCCAGGCAGAAGACCGCCGCCGCACCGCCGACGCGGGCTTCCACCATCACCTCGTCAAACCGCCCGAGCCCGGTGTTTTGGATCGACTGCTCGCCGACCTGAGAAACCGGTGA
- a CDS encoding peptidylprolyl isomerase → MRTRNLSVLVACGIVIIGGLNLIGQDKPKSKKAPAKFQAKFETTAGDFVIEVQREWAPIGADRFYYLVNNGLYDGCKFFRIVPDFMVQFGINGDPNISAQWQKANLKDDPLMKSNKRGFVTFAKAGLPNSRTTQIFINYKDNSAVLDRSGFAPFGQVVKGMDVVDMINGEYGEKPDQLQVQAIGNKYLEAEFPNLDGIIKATIIDPR, encoded by the coding sequence ATGAGAACTCGAAACCTCTCCGTGCTTGTCGCATGTGGAATTGTGATCATCGGCGGACTGAATTTGATTGGGCAGGACAAACCAAAGTCGAAGAAAGCCCCCGCCAAATTCCAGGCAAAGTTTGAAACGACGGCTGGTGATTTCGTGATCGAAGTGCAGCGTGAATGGGCGCCGATCGGGGCCGATCGGTTCTACTATCTGGTCAACAACGGCTTATACGACGGATGCAAGTTTTTCCGAATTGTTCCCGACTTCATGGTTCAATTTGGCATCAATGGTGACCCGAACATCTCCGCACAATGGCAGAAAGCGAACCTGAAAGATGACCCCTTGATGAAGTCGAACAAACGTGGATTCGTGACATTTGCAAAAGCGGGGCTTCCCAATTCCCGTACGACACAGATTTTTATCAATTACAAAGACAATTCGGCCGTTCTTGATCGATCCGGCTTCGCTCCTTTCGGCCAGGTCGTCAAGGGAATGGACGTCGTCGACATGATCAATGGCGAATACGGTGAAAAGCCCGATCAACTTCAGGTGCAGGCAATCGGAAACAAGTATCTCGAAGCCGAATTCCCCAATCTGGATGGAATTATCAAAGCAACCATCATCGATCCCCGTTAA
- a CDS encoding BtpA/SgcQ family protein: MLHPEWNPQDCPLIGMLHAPPLPGSSDFQGDFAAIRHSILRDAETLLEGGVDGLMLENFGDSPFYPGRVPAITVAAMTSLASDLMWRFDVPLGINVLRNDGLSALAVAVASGASFIRVNVLCGTRVADQGLLHGIAHDLLRDRANLRAGSVKIWADVDVKHSAALAQRPLRDEVRDLIERGKCDALIVSGTATGQPIEEMTLRDVKLAAGSTPVLVGSGVTVDGVPRLKSIADGLIVGTSLKQDGIATNPVELDRVRQLVEAIRTPR, encoded by the coding sequence ATGCTCCACCCCGAATGGAATCCACAGGACTGCCCCCTGATCGGAATGTTACACGCGCCGCCACTGCCCGGATCATCGGATTTTCAAGGCGACTTTGCCGCCATCCGACACTCCATTCTACGCGACGCGGAAACCTTACTGGAGGGCGGTGTTGACGGGCTGATGCTCGAGAACTTCGGCGACTCGCCGTTCTATCCTGGTCGCGTTCCCGCGATCACTGTCGCGGCCATGACCTCGCTGGCGAGCGACCTGATGTGGCGATTCGATGTTCCCCTGGGAATCAATGTCTTACGGAATGACGGCCTGAGTGCACTCGCGGTGGCCGTCGCCTCGGGAGCCTCTTTTATTCGTGTCAATGTCCTATGTGGGACCCGCGTGGCAGATCAGGGTCTTCTTCACGGCATTGCGCATGACCTGTTGCGAGACCGGGCGAACCTGCGCGCCGGCTCCGTCAAGATCTGGGCCGATGTGGACGTCAAGCACTCTGCGGCACTCGCACAGCGACCGCTTCGAGACGAAGTTCGCGATCTGATCGAACGCGGAAAATGTGATGCGTTGATTGTCTCGGGCACGGCAACAGGGCAACCGATCGAAGAAATGACTTTGCGTGATGTCAAGCTGGCCGCCGGTTCCACTCCCGTCCTCGTCGGCAGCGGTGTGACCGTTGACGGCGTTCCGCGGCTCAAATCGATCGCGGACGGATTGATTGTGGGAACCAGCCTGAAGCAAGACGGAATCGCCACAAATCCGGTGGAACTCGATCGTGTGAGACAGTTGGTCGAAGCCATTCGTACGCCTCGATGA
- a CDS encoding alpha-keto acid decarboxylase family protein yields MARKSTTLKAVNGKTSTAKIATSVKSELTIGSYLIQRLQDYGLTDIFGIPGDFVLQFYGMLEESPIKVVGCTREDCAGYAADGYARIHGLGAVCVTYCVGGLSLCNSIAGAFAEKSPVIVISGAPGMDERRANPLLHHRVRDFNTQREVFEKITVASAALEDPLTAFREIDRCLEAAVRFRRPVYLELPRDRVHTKCPYPHVAKTESFTSDKDSLNEALAEARDVINAAKKPVIIAGVEMHRFSLADDVVKLAEKNSIPMCATLLGKSVVSEKHPLYLGIYEGAMCRDSLRRYVEDSDCLIMLGAFLTDIDMGIFTANLDPRKCIDATSEHMRISHHHFHDILITDFVKGLGKLDLKVAKRPMLARPKGADAKFVLRPDDKVTNARLFARINDLLDETMVVVADVGDCLFGAADLTIYKKTEFLSPAYYTSMGFAVPASIGVSVAAPDRRPIVLVGDGAFQMTCMELSTAVRHGFNPIVIVLNNKGYTTERFLQDGPFNDILNWNYHRMPDLLGGGWGFEVHTEGELDQALNAAIANQDAFSILNVHLEPDDISQALKRLAEGLSQRL; encoded by the coding sequence ATGGCTCGCAAATCCACGACATTGAAGGCAGTGAACGGCAAAACGTCGACAGCAAAAATCGCGACTTCGGTGAAATCTGAGTTGACGATCGGCAGCTACCTGATTCAGCGGCTGCAGGATTATGGTTTGACCGACATTTTCGGAATCCCGGGTGACTTCGTTCTCCAATTCTATGGCATGCTGGAAGAAAGTCCGATCAAAGTCGTCGGCTGCACTCGTGAAGATTGCGCCGGGTATGCGGCCGACGGCTATGCCCGGATCCATGGGCTGGGAGCGGTTTGCGTGACGTACTGTGTCGGGGGGCTCAGTCTGTGCAATTCGATCGCCGGGGCGTTTGCGGAAAAATCGCCCGTGATCGTGATCAGCGGTGCACCGGGGATGGACGAGCGGCGTGCAAACCCATTGCTGCATCATCGTGTTCGCGACTTCAACACACAGCGTGAAGTGTTTGAAAAGATCACTGTGGCCAGTGCGGCTCTCGAAGATCCTTTGACGGCATTCCGAGAGATCGACCGTTGTCTGGAGGCGGCGGTCCGATTCCGTCGTCCCGTCTATCTCGAACTGCCGCGGGATCGAGTTCACACCAAGTGTCCGTATCCGCATGTGGCCAAGACCGAATCGTTTACGAGCGATAAAGACTCGCTGAACGAAGCGCTGGCGGAAGCCCGCGATGTGATCAATGCCGCGAAGAAACCGGTGATTATCGCCGGGGTGGAAATGCACCGGTTCAGCCTGGCGGATGACGTCGTCAAACTGGCGGAAAAGAACTCGATTCCGATGTGTGCGACGCTGCTTGGCAAATCAGTCGTCAGTGAAAAGCATCCTCTTTACCTTGGGATCTATGAAGGCGCAATGTGTCGAGACAGCCTGCGGCGTTACGTTGAGGACAGCGATTGCCTGATCATGCTAGGGGCGTTTCTGACCGATATCGACATGGGCATTTTCACGGCGAATCTTGATCCTCGAAAATGTATCGATGCGACGTCTGAGCACATGCGGATTTCGCACCATCACTTCCATGACATCCTGATCACCGATTTCGTGAAAGGTCTGGGAAAGCTCGACTTGAAAGTGGCGAAGCGGCCGATGCTGGCCCGTCCGAAGGGAGCGGACGCGAAGTTTGTCTTGCGTCCTGACGACAAGGTCACGAATGCGCGTCTGTTTGCCCGCATCAACGATTTGCTGGATGAGACGATGGTCGTTGTTGCCGATGTCGGCGACTGCCTGTTTGGGGCTGCGGATCTGACCATTTACAAGAAGACCGAGTTCCTGAGCCCGGCGTATTACACTTCGATGGGGTTTGCCGTACCGGCTTCGATTGGTGTCAGTGTGGCGGCACCCGATCGTCGGCCGATTGTGCTGGTCGGCGATGGAGCTTTCCAGATGACGTGCATGGAACTGTCGACGGCTGTTCGGCATGGCTTCAACCCCATTGTGATCGTGTTGAATAATAAGGGGTATACGACCGAGCGGTTCTTGCAAGATGGGCCGTTCAATGACATTCTGAACTGGAACTATCACCGCATGCCGGATTTGCTAGGTGGCGGTTGGGGGTTTGAGGTGCATACGGAGGGCGAACTCGATCAGGCGCTGAACGCCGCGATCGCCAACCAGGACGCCTTCAGTATTCTAAATGTTCACCTCGAACCAGATGACATCAGTCAGGCGCTTAAGCGGTTGGCAGAAGGATTGTCGCAGCGGCTTTAA
- a CDS encoding SgcJ/EcaC family oxidoreductase: MRFKSGIVAAAIGAALFCGILVHAQNGEKPSNNVKNTPTVGKKPTTPVPQPGAAQTKKPDDAGNKKNAPLNPATTKPTPQSADPDSAEALDEKSIRTSAEAFAKFYNEHDAKGLATLFATKAEMIDEDAQVVRGRDAIEQAFASVFEANPESSMQVEIESIRVLTPSLAIEEGVTRSYTSPNDPESVTGYVAIHVKTDGKWQLGCVRDWDSDAPELTPHHHLQELAWLVGEWIEESDTTIVHNVCNWHDNDNFLMQEFQVQVEGEIAMSGTMRIGWDAVRKQFKSWVFDSHGGHAEGLWLSNGDEWIVTSQGATAKGETASAMIVYRLIDEDTVGWRSYDRVINGERQEDIDEIVVKRRPPHPAE; this comes from the coding sequence ATGCGTTTTAAATCCGGGATCGTTGCCGCTGCGATCGGTGCCGCACTGTTCTGCGGCATTCTCGTCCATGCCCAGAATGGCGAGAAACCGTCGAATAACGTCAAAAATACGCCAACTGTAGGAAAGAAACCGACGACACCCGTTCCTCAACCCGGTGCTGCTCAAACGAAGAAGCCCGACGATGCAGGCAACAAGAAAAACGCCCCCCTCAATCCTGCCACGACAAAACCCACACCCCAATCGGCAGACCCGGATTCCGCAGAAGCGCTGGACGAGAAGTCCATTCGCACCAGCGCCGAAGCTTTCGCGAAGTTCTACAACGAACATGATGCAAAAGGACTCGCGACGCTGTTCGCCACAAAGGCCGAAATGATCGACGAAGACGCACAGGTGGTACGGGGACGCGATGCGATCGAACAGGCCTTTGCCAGTGTTTTCGAAGCAAACCCTGAATCGTCGATGCAGGTCGAGATCGAATCCATTCGTGTTCTCACCCCCAGCTTAGCCATTGAAGAAGGTGTGACTCGATCGTACACCTCGCCAAACGATCCCGAATCGGTGACCGGGTACGTCGCGATTCACGTCAAGACTGACGGAAAGTGGCAACTGGGCTGCGTCCGCGATTGGGACTCGGACGCTCCCGAACTGACGCCCCATCACCACCTGCAGGAACTCGCCTGGCTTGTCGGCGAATGGATCGAAGAAAGCGACACGACGATCGTCCATAACGTTTGCAACTGGCACGACAATGACAACTTTCTGATGCAGGAATTCCAAGTCCAGGTCGAAGGCGAAATCGCCATGTCAGGCACCATGCGCATTGGCTGGGATGCCGTCAGAAAACAATTCAAATCGTGGGTCTTCGATTCGCACGGTGGTCATGCCGAAGGCCTGTGGCTGAGCAACGGCGACGAATGGATCGTGACATCGCAAGGTGCCACCGCCAAGGGCGAAACCGCCTCGGCCATGATTGTCTACCGCCTGATCGATGAAGACACCGTCGGCTGGCGATCGTATGACCGGGTGATCAATGGTGAGCGTCAGGAGGATATCGACGAAATCGTTGTCAAACGCCGCCCACCCCATCCCGCGGAATAG
- a CDS encoding iron-sulfur cluster assembly scaffold protein, with protein sequence MTDELYDDHILDHFESPYHKGHLDCPTCSHSDRNPICGDQVTIELSIDDQKTVKEAFFNGKGCAISQAAASILCETIEGKSLDELREFQAQDMLDLLKVRLTASRQKCGLLGFKVLKTMLYSLDQENAAVTSPK encoded by the coding sequence GTGACGGACGAGCTTTACGACGACCACATTCTTGATCATTTTGAATCGCCTTATCACAAGGGACATCTGGACTGTCCCACATGCAGTCATTCGGATCGAAATCCGATCTGTGGCGATCAGGTGACGATTGAGCTCTCAATTGATGATCAAAAAACGGTGAAAGAAGCTTTCTTCAATGGGAAAGGCTGCGCCATCAGTCAGGCGGCGGCATCAATTCTGTGCGAAACGATCGAAGGTAAATCTCTGGATGAACTGCGAGAATTCCAAGCGCAGGATATGCTCGATCTACTCAAGGTCCGCTTAACGGCCAGTCGCCAGAAGTGCGGCCTGCTTGGCTTCAAGGTCTTGAAGACCATGCTCTATTCCCTCGACCAGGAAAACGCGGCAGTCACCTCGCCGAAGTGA
- a CDS encoding class I SAM-dependent methyltransferase — protein sequence MPRPKPSSPSKKPAATPSNDRTRTKASAPEKSNDPPAKTAKPAKRTAESLTSLLAGSLRERTFLRLVLSQPLSKSDGAATKASARLVEVSGETKYQWVVRKHSKEIHKNLTADELVVQARTEFGSNFGDAHLFTTEADLTVRWNYGKPQRIKRKPPTQRPTEGADHNRQKQYLIPAGVPCAFLIEIGVMLPSGQVRPSMYHKFRQINRYLEFVEDVLPQLPAKGPIHVVDFGCGKSYLTFALHHLLTKIHGRAVRIVGLDVKADVIEDCTRIATTLGCEGLHFEIGRIEKFTPESHVHLSVSLHACDTATDDALAAALKWKSEVILAVPCCQHEVCQVLERVTLPAFTTHGILKERFASLATDALRAQFLDLHGYRTQVLEFIETEHTPKNLLLRAVRRTDQSAADQSSKRETYDQFKQLLGLATWHLERVFMNESPEA from the coding sequence ATGCCGCGACCGAAACCGTCATCACCGTCGAAGAAACCCGCCGCCACGCCGTCAAACGATCGGACACGCACGAAAGCGAGCGCGCCAGAAAAGTCGAACGATCCACCGGCCAAAACCGCGAAGCCCGCCAAACGAACCGCCGAATCGCTTACTTCACTGCTGGCGGGGTCACTGCGCGAACGAACATTCCTGCGGCTCGTCCTCAGCCAACCGCTCTCAAAGTCGGATGGTGCGGCAACCAAGGCCTCGGCACGCCTTGTCGAAGTCAGCGGCGAAACCAAGTACCAATGGGTCGTCCGCAAGCACTCCAAGGAAATTCACAAGAACCTGACCGCTGATGAACTCGTTGTTCAGGCGCGAACCGAGTTCGGTTCGAACTTCGGCGATGCTCATTTGTTCACAACCGAGGCCGATCTGACGGTCCGCTGGAACTATGGCAAGCCGCAAAGGATTAAGCGCAAGCCCCCCACGCAACGACCAACAGAGGGCGCTGATCACAACCGCCAAAAGCAGTACCTGATCCCCGCGGGTGTGCCGTGTGCATTCCTGATCGAAATCGGAGTGATGCTGCCCAGCGGCCAGGTGCGCCCGTCGATGTATCACAAGTTCCGCCAGATCAATCGCTATCTCGAATTCGTCGAAGACGTACTGCCACAATTGCCTGCGAAAGGACCGATCCACGTCGTCGACTTCGGTTGCGGCAAAAGCTATCTGACATTTGCTCTGCATCACTTGCTGACAAAAATTCATGGACGCGCGGTGCGTATTGTCGGCCTGGATGTCAAAGCCGACGTGATCGAAGATTGCACACGAATCGCAACGACACTGGGCTGCGAGGGCCTGCATTTCGAGATTGGCCGGATTGAAAAGTTTACGCCCGAGTCACATGTCCATCTGTCCGTTTCACTGCATGCCTGTGACACCGCGACCGACGACGCGCTGGCCGCCGCGCTCAAATGGAAATCCGAGGTGATTCTGGCCGTTCCGTGCTGTCAGCACGAGGTTTGCCAAGTCCTGGAACGGGTGACGCTACCTGCGTTTACCACACATGGAATTCTGAAAGAGCGATTCGCATCATTGGCGACCGATGCGTTGCGTGCACAGTTCCTGGACCTTCACGGTTATCGGACACAAGTACTGGAATTCATCGAGACGGAACACACGCCGAAAAACCTGCTGCTGCGCGCCGTGCGACGCACCGATCAATCGGCCGCGGACCAGTCGTCCAAACGCGAGACATATGATCAGTTCAAACAACTCCTCGGCCTTGCCACGTGGCATCTTGAACGAGTGTTTATGAACGAGAGCCCCGAAGCCTAG
- a CDS encoding GNAT family N-acetyltransferase, giving the protein MSKNHPPEFSFHVRPTTINDVEALGQFIEPFVAQGRLLPRTRDELEDLTEHGFAAFADGRIVGFAALEIYSAKLAELRSLAVSSEFQGHGVGKALVKACVDRAKERQVFEVMAITSSDEFFQRCGFDFTLPGEKKAVFLQTRETY; this is encoded by the coding sequence ATGTCGAAGAATCATCCGCCCGAGTTTTCTTTTCACGTCAGACCAACGACAATCAATGACGTTGAAGCGCTGGGACAATTCATTGAACCGTTCGTGGCGCAGGGACGGTTGCTGCCACGAACACGCGATGAGCTCGAAGATTTGACCGAACATGGATTCGCTGCGTTCGCGGACGGTCGAATCGTGGGGTTTGCCGCACTCGAGATTTACTCTGCCAAACTCGCCGAGCTTCGCAGTCTGGCGGTTTCATCAGAATTCCAAGGGCATGGCGTCGGGAAAGCACTCGTAAAAGCCTGCGTCGATCGAGCCAAAGAACGCCAGGTGTTCGAAGTGATGGCGATCACTTCCTCGGATGAATTTTTCCAACGTTGTGGATTCGATTTCACCTTGCCCGGCGAGAAAAAAGCCGTGTTCCTGCAAACCAGAGAGACCTACTAA